A genomic segment from Geitlerinema sp. PCC 7407 encodes:
- the trpE gene encoding anthranilate synthase component I, translating to MIFPDFSQFAAMADQGNFVPVYQEWVADLDTPVSAWYRVCAGQPYSFLLESVEGGEKIGRYSLLGCDPLWVLEARGDRTTQTYRDGSVQVFEGDPFTALKDCLAPFHPVKLPQLPPGIGGLFGFWGYELINWIEPRVPIYPSAEGDLPDGLWMQVDNLLVFDQVKRKIWAIAYADLRDPNVDLRSAYDQACDRVRQLVAKLQLPLSGSDTLLSWQPPTTEGLPPLSYRSNTEKEQFCANVQAAKDHIRAGDIFQVVLSQRLEAQYTGDPFALYRSIRLINPSPYMAYFHFRDWQIIGSSPEVMVKADRADEASDIMQAIVRPIAGTRKRGATPTEDADLAADLLQDPKEIAEHVMLVDLGRNDLGRVCVNGTVRVDELMVIERYSHVMHIVSNVVGTLAPGKTAWDLLKACFPAGTVSGAPKIRAMQIINELEPCRRGPYSGAYGYYDFEGQLNTAIAIRTMVVRSNGDGSHTVRVQAGAGLVADSEPEKEYEETLNKARGLLEAIRCLHPA from the coding sequence ATGATCTTCCCCGACTTTTCTCAATTCGCCGCCATGGCTGACCAGGGTAATTTCGTGCCGGTTTATCAAGAATGGGTGGCGGATCTCGATACCCCGGTGTCGGCGTGGTACCGAGTCTGTGCGGGGCAGCCCTACAGCTTTTTGCTGGAGTCGGTGGAAGGGGGAGAAAAAATTGGTCGCTACAGTCTGCTGGGCTGCGATCCGCTGTGGGTGCTGGAGGCACGGGGCGATCGCACCACCCAAACCTATCGGGATGGCTCTGTGCAGGTCTTTGAGGGCGATCCCTTCACGGCCCTAAAAGACTGCCTAGCCCCCTTTCATCCGGTGAAGCTGCCCCAGCTACCGCCAGGGATTGGCGGACTGTTTGGGTTCTGGGGCTACGAGCTGATCAACTGGATCGAGCCGCGCGTGCCGATCTATCCGAGCGCTGAGGGTGACCTGCCCGATGGCCTGTGGATGCAGGTGGATAACCTGCTGGTGTTTGACCAGGTGAAGCGCAAGATTTGGGCGATCGCCTATGCTGACCTGCGCGATCCGAACGTCGATCTGCGATCGGCCTATGACCAAGCCTGCGATCGCGTACGGCAGCTCGTCGCCAAGCTACAGCTCCCCCTTTCGGGCAGCGACACCCTGCTGTCTTGGCAGCCGCCCACCACCGAGGGACTGCCCCCGCTCAGCTACCGCAGCAACACCGAAAAAGAGCAGTTCTGCGCCAACGTCCAGGCCGCCAAAGACCACATCCGGGCCGGCGACATCTTCCAGGTGGTCCTGTCCCAGCGCCTCGAGGCCCAGTACACCGGCGATCCCTTTGCCCTCTACCGCTCCATTCGCCTGATCAACCCCTCGCCCTACATGGCCTACTTCCACTTCCGGGACTGGCAGATCATCGGCTCTAGCCCCGAGGTGATGGTCAAGGCGGACCGGGCCGACGAAGCCAGCGACATCATGCAGGCCATCGTGCGGCCGATCGCCGGTACCCGCAAGCGCGGCGCCACCCCGACCGAAGATGCCGACCTCGCCGCCGACCTCCTGCAAGACCCCAAGGAGATCGCGGAGCACGTCATGCTCGTCGACCTCGGGCGCAATGACCTGGGGCGCGTGTGCGTCAATGGCACGGTCCGTGTCGACGAGCTGATGGTGATCGAGCGCTACTCCCACGTCATGCACATCGTCAGCAACGTCGTCGGCACCCTAGCACCGGGCAAAACGGCCTGGGACCTGCTCAAGGCCTGCTTCCCCGCCGGGACGGTCAGCGGCGCGCCCAAAATCCGGGCGATGCAGATTATCAATGAGCTCGAGCCCTGTCGGCGCGGGCCGTACTCCGGGGCCTACGGCTACTATGACTTTGAGGGGCAGCTCAACACGGCGATCGCCATCCGCACCATGGTCGTGCGCAGCAACGGCGATGGCAGCCACACCGTCCGGGTCCAGGCCGGTGCTGGCCTGGTGGCCGAC
- a CDS encoding photosystem I reaction center subunit II PsaD, whose translation MAETLTGKTPIFGGSTGGLLTKAEVEEKYAITWTSKKQQVFEMPTGGAAVMNEGENLLYLARKEQCLALGAQLRTKFKPKMEDYKIYRVFPNGEIQYLHPKDGVFPEKVNEGRTSVNHNPRKIGDNPQPAKVKFSGTPTYEA comes from the coding sequence ATGGCTGAAACTCTGACGGGAAAAACTCCAATATTTGGTGGTAGCACCGGCGGCCTTCTGACCAAGGCCGAGGTGGAAGAAAAGTACGCTATCACCTGGACCAGCAAGAAGCAACAAGTCTTCGAAATGCCGACGGGCGGCGCTGCCGTGATGAACGAAGGCGAAAACCTGCTGTACTTGGCTCGCAAAGAGCAGTGTCTGGCTCTGGGCGCTCAGCTGCGGACCAAGTTCAAGCCCAAAATGGAAGACTATAAGATCTACCGAGTTTTCCCCAACGGCGAAATCCAGTATCTGCATCCCAAGGACGGCGTCTTCCCCGAGAAGGTGAACGAAGGCCGGACCTCGGTGAACCACAACCCCCGCAAGATTGGCGACAACCCTCAGCCCGCCAAGGTGAAGTTCAGCGGCACCCCGACCTACGAAGCTTAG
- a CDS encoding DICT sensory domain-containing protein, which yields MSISTSILEALLQALPQLRSQIYFKSSLTALSHAMEDQVLAGGDRPLIIASFQRERFYRQEAHRYQRISEQSDQVYVLAAPETNFTNASGRYETVAFEPEDQLSHEWHLVVLGSQQATCLICREREPVVSVPGALEPAAVDQSRQFEGIWTFDRCVSQQAAAVLLDRILLYRPELVEKIEQARDRYGLRSFEEMACVPEDSANPGPFAERLVTYLQAGQYKLLKAYRSIAAQERKERLVNSITTAIRRSLNPSEIFTVAAEELGQALKVCRCLIYRCKATDATAKIQYEFLGAEVPSARGQTWPLAENALFQEVLAKRELLPLESTASDPRITEDSLLKEMVQQWQIGSWLLVPISYQGRLVGMVELHGCSSAYAWTQDDLSLVDAIAGQLGVALIQAEAFANLEDLNQQLEALERTRSNLIAITGHELRTPLSTIQVCLESLATEPDMPLELRQVMLNSALADAERMRELVQDFLTLSRLESGRVEWHLESLPMAECVDLALSSVGSRQGEMDLPTIVTKVSLDLPLVQADGEWLVEVLSKLLDNACKFTETDGQVSVEAHPKDGQTLEVIVTDTGRGIEPNRLEAIFDRFYQEEGALRRTAGGTGLGLAICRQIIAGLGGRIWAESAGRGQGSRFHFTVPIAEEQEAEVRPPAAQPARKSPGRSRGRRTTLRSSS from the coding sequence ATGAGCATTTCCACTTCCATTCTGGAAGCCCTTCTCCAAGCCCTCCCCCAACTGCGGTCCCAAATCTATTTCAAGTCTTCGCTGACGGCGCTCTCCCACGCCATGGAGGATCAGGTGCTGGCGGGGGGCGATCGCCCGCTGATCATTGCTAGCTTTCAGCGTGAGCGTTTCTATCGTCAGGAAGCCCACCGCTACCAGCGGATTTCGGAGCAAAGTGACCAGGTTTACGTGCTGGCGGCCCCAGAGACGAACTTCACCAATGCGTCGGGGCGCTACGAGACGGTGGCCTTTGAGCCCGAAGATCAGCTCAGCCACGAGTGGCACTTGGTGGTTTTGGGGAGTCAGCAGGCCACCTGCTTGATCTGCCGAGAGCGCGAGCCGGTGGTGTCGGTGCCGGGGGCGCTCGAGCCAGCGGCGGTGGACCAGTCGCGCCAGTTTGAAGGCATTTGGACCTTCGATCGCTGCGTGAGCCAGCAGGCGGCGGCGGTGCTGCTCGATCGCATTTTGCTCTACCGGCCCGAGCTGGTCGAAAAGATCGAGCAGGCGCGCGATCGCTATGGCCTGCGGTCCTTTGAAGAAATGGCCTGCGTGCCGGAGGATTCTGCCAATCCGGGGCCCTTTGCGGAGCGCTTGGTGACCTACCTTCAGGCGGGGCAGTACAAGCTGCTCAAGGCCTACCGGTCGATCGCGGCCCAGGAGCGCAAGGAGCGGCTGGTGAACTCCATCACGACGGCGATTCGGCGATCGCTCAATCCCAGCGAAATTTTTACCGTGGCCGCCGAGGAGCTAGGGCAGGCGCTCAAGGTCTGCCGCTGCCTGATCTATCGGTGTAAGGCAACGGACGCCACCGCCAAGATTCAGTACGAGTTTCTGGGAGCAGAGGTGCCGTCGGCCCGGGGACAAACTTGGCCCCTCGCCGAAAACGCGCTCTTTCAGGAGGTGCTCGCCAAGCGGGAGCTGCTGCCCCTCGAATCGACGGCCTCAGACCCTCGCATCACTGAAGACTCCCTGCTCAAGGAGATGGTCCAGCAGTGGCAGATTGGCTCGTGGCTGCTGGTGCCGATTTCCTATCAGGGCCGCCTCGTGGGCATGGTGGAGCTGCACGGCTGCTCTTCGGCCTACGCCTGGACCCAGGATGATTTGTCCCTGGTGGATGCGATCGCCGGTCAGCTCGGCGTCGCCCTGATCCAGGCCGAGGCCTTCGCCAACCTCGAAGACCTCAACCAGCAGCTCGAAGCCCTCGAGCGCACCCGCAGCAACCTGATCGCCATCACCGGTCACGAGCTGCGCACGCCCTTGTCCACCATTCAGGTCTGTCTAGAGAGCTTGGCCACCGAGCCCGACATGCCCCTAGAACTGCGGCAGGTTATGCTCAACTCTGCCTTGGCCGACGCCGAGCGAATGCGGGAGCTGGTCCAGGACTTCTTGACCCTGTCGCGTCTCGAGAGCGGCCGCGTAGAGTGGCATCTCGAATCGCTGCCCATGGCGGAATGTGTGGACCTGGCCCTCAGCAGCGTCGGCAGTCGGCAAGGGGAGATGGATCTGCCCACCATTGTTACCAAGGTGTCTCTGGATTTGCCCCTGGTCCAGGCGGACGGGGAGTGGCTGGTGGAGGTCCTCTCCAAGCTGCTGGACAATGCCTGCAAGTTTACGGAGACCGACGGCCAGGTCAGCGTCGAAGCCCATCCCAAAGATGGCCAGACCCTGGAAGTGATCGTGACGGACACGGGACGGGGCATTGAGCCCAATCGCCTGGAGGCGATCTTTGATCGCTTCTACCAAGAAGAGGGCGCGCTGCGGCGCACGGCGGGCGGTACGGGCCTGGGTTTAGCGATCTGCCGCCAGATCATCGCGGGGCTGGGGGGCCGGATCTGGGCAGAGTCGGCGGGCCGGGGCCAGGGCAGCCGCTTCCACTTCACGGTGCCGATCGCGGAGGAGCAAGAAGCTGAGGTCCGCCCGCCCGCGGCCCAGCCAGCGCGCAAGTCTCCCGGGCGATCGCGGGGACGGCGCACAACGCTGCGGTCTTCTTCCTGA
- a CDS encoding type IV pilin-like G/H family protein, with translation MKTEFQAKFLQHLLKREESEKGFTLIELLVVIIIIGILSAIALPSFLNQANKAKQSEAKQYVGSMNRSQQAYYLEKISFTDSIGDLGLGIKTQTQNYIYSINRVAENSSFVSNQARLKEADAPLKAYVGGVSVGTVAVTSEATTLAVLCEGKQPGIAEGPDGTEAFEAADSDYEADGTPICSALGAYDVLK, from the coding sequence ATGAAAACCGAATTCCAGGCCAAGTTCCTCCAGCACCTCCTCAAGCGGGAAGAGAGTGAGAAAGGCTTCACCCTCATTGAGCTCCTCGTCGTTATCATCATCATCGGTATTCTGTCTGCGATCGCACTGCCTTCCTTCCTGAACCAAGCCAACAAGGCCAAGCAGTCCGAAGCGAAGCAGTACGTCGGTTCCATGAACCGCTCTCAACAGGCTTATTACCTTGAAAAAATTTCTTTCACTGACAGCATCGGTGATCTAGGTCTGGGTATCAAAACTCAAACCCAGAACTATATCTACAGCATCAACCGAGTTGCAGAAAACTCCTCTTTTGTCTCTAACCAAGCCCGTCTAAAAGAGGCTGATGCTCCTTTGAAGGCTTATGTTGGCGGGGTTTCTGTAGGTACTGTTGCCGTAACCAGTGAGGCTACGACACTGGCTGTTTTGTGCGAAGGGAAACAACCTGGCATTGCGGAGGGGCCTGATGGTACAGAAGCATTTGAAGCTGCAGACAGCGACTACGAAGCTGATGGCACCCCCATTTGTTCAGCGTTGGGTGCATATGACGTACTCAAGTAA
- a CDS encoding glycosyltransferase: MNSTARVSVVIPCFNHAQYLEESVGSVITQSFQDFEIIIVDDGSTDETVAVANYLIQVNPEIQIRLISQPNSGQPAIARNRGISEAIGEYILPLDADDRISSEMLKECVALLDSRSDIGIVYTDRQDFGDCSETVIAQDYDFLALRYVNQISYCALFRRDIWLQVEGYKTNVKGCEYWDFWIAAGFHGYRGCRIPQPLFEYRNNSSGVYQDFLANQSIRWAQIVFNNYLAYSQGDILRAEALLGQRLQPRRHPKTPLISVVVPSYNHGAFLVEAIESLVSQTYQNWECIIVDDGSTDSTQLIAQRLTDHYSSSNIQLLTQKNSGVVQARRNGIQRARGEYILFLDSDDKIHPRFLEDASFLLSIYADIGFVYTNLEYFGAKVGSVNYGTFDLTKFLENNQATVSSLFKRQAYEDAGGFKDAMEEGLEDWELWVSMCDKGWMGYHLDRTYLYYRQHHQGSRLQNLLSRQSLLRRQKAKIICFHEKLYSPKAIEKARKELESYNLLIQESTELLNQWPSLSNCLAAAINKFRQGNDSSLKKIEEIRVQVAKNWQCIPDHLLESAFENGLGDISKILIFQVPDSEAEKNILSAQMLDQENNCLTDSEKIKLLLISMLYERPNTQSCPVEISQIPNWLLDTYLKYSLQPPIFFKSEAESQRFYDFQKNLIDEIYENVFEKNTEEHSQIVALSFFQCENFIHFYFNDRNLKNLYVKRAEILAYALQASGHELAYTFPERQRVRQKIRLGILAAHFTPSAETFAVLPFYEFISRDFEVILYSLQWTNHPLEGYCQASANLARQLPADLQSQVQMIRDDDLDLLLFASNITAVTNQVTSLALHRLARIQLTSVASVVTTGMKSIDYYLSSEFTDPSPSAEDHYREILIKLPGTVHCFSYGTEIASSSLVVTRQDLGIKDEQVVFCSGANFFKITPALLQSWLEILQNVPNSLLLLMPFGPNWSNAYPKGYFQKYLQNAFVEAGLSKDQFLVLDPDPVPNRADVKQYFKLADIYLDSYPFAGTTSLIEPLEVNLPIVTRVGEYFRGAMGAGILRALGLVQMVAADEAEYVRKAIALGTDPSLNQQCRQQIASAMRSNPAVLDSRSYALKIEQALKELWQRYQRDQLATRLKLREINLAVFLDWQSSEDALLAVVSEIFRTITSLFENQEVTLLINTTGIDPEEVEAAISSVLLNLMMEEEIDMSDTLEISLLEPMSDSEWEILASELYAYIKTSCDNLEVGFRPYEENCKSISLEAI, translated from the coding sequence ATGAACTCAACAGCTCGTGTTTCCGTTGTGATTCCATGCTTCAATCACGCGCAATACTTAGAAGAGTCTGTTGGGAGTGTCATAACCCAATCGTTTCAAGACTTTGAAATTATTATTGTTGATGATGGCAGTACTGATGAAACTGTCGCGGTGGCCAATTATTTAATCCAGGTCAACCCAGAAATTCAAATTAGACTGATATCTCAACCAAACTCAGGGCAGCCAGCGATCGCGAGAAATCGAGGCATTTCAGAAGCGATCGGTGAATATATCCTGCCGCTAGATGCCGACGATCGCATCTCCAGCGAAATGCTAAAAGAGTGTGTCGCGCTGTTAGACTCTCGATCTGATATTGGAATTGTCTATACAGACCGACAAGACTTTGGGGACTGTTCTGAAACAGTCATTGCCCAAGATTATGACTTTCTTGCTTTGCGGTATGTGAATCAAATCTCCTACTGTGCTCTGTTTCGACGCGATATTTGGCTACAAGTAGAAGGTTATAAAACTAACGTCAAAGGGTGTGAATATTGGGACTTCTGGATTGCCGCAGGCTTCCACGGATATCGTGGATGCCGAATTCCGCAGCCTTTATTTGAATATCGCAATAATTCCTCAGGTGTGTATCAAGACTTTCTGGCTAATCAAAGTATTCGGTGGGCTCAAATCGTTTTTAATAATTATCTTGCATACTCCCAGGGGGACATTCTCCGTGCAGAAGCGCTGCTTGGACAACGGTTACAACCAAGAAGACATCCTAAAACTCCGTTAATTTCGGTTGTCGTTCCATCCTATAACCATGGAGCATTTCTAGTCGAAGCAATCGAAAGTCTGGTTAGCCAAACCTATCAAAACTGGGAATGTATCATCGTCGATGACGGAAGCACTGATAGTACCCAGCTTATTGCCCAGCGCTTAACAGATCACTACAGCTCTAGCAATATTCAACTATTGACCCAAAAAAATTCTGGTGTTGTTCAAGCAAGGCGTAATGGAATTCAACGCGCTAGAGGTGAATATATTCTTTTCTTGGACTCAGACGATAAAATTCATCCTCGATTTTTAGAAGATGCTAGCTTTCTGTTATCTATTTATGCTGATATTGGCTTTGTTTATACAAATCTAGAGTATTTTGGCGCTAAAGTCGGTTCCGTAAACTATGGGACATTTGACTTGACGAAATTCCTGGAAAATAATCAAGCCACAGTTTCCTCTTTGTTTAAGCGGCAAGCCTACGAAGATGCTGGTGGTTTTAAAGATGCAATGGAGGAAGGCCTTGAGGATTGGGAACTCTGGGTATCCATGTGCGATAAGGGTTGGATGGGATATCATCTCGATCGCACTTATTTATACTATCGTCAACATCATCAAGGATCTCGCCTACAAAACTTACTTTCCCGGCAGTCTCTCTTAAGAAGGCAAAAGGCAAAGATAATTTGCTTTCATGAGAAGCTTTACTCTCCAAAGGCTATTGAAAAAGCTCGTAAAGAGCTTGAAAGCTATAATTTATTAATTCAAGAATCAACAGAATTATTAAATCAGTGGCCCTCACTGTCTAACTGTCTTGCAGCAGCTATCAACAAGTTTCGACAAGGAAATGATAGTTCTCTAAAAAAAATTGAGGAAATTCGAGTTCAAGTTGCAAAGAATTGGCAATGTATTCCTGATCATTTACTGGAATCTGCATTCGAAAATGGATTGGGAGACATATCAAAAATCCTAATTTTCCAAGTCCCTGACTCTGAAGCTGAGAAAAATATACTTTCTGCTCAGATGCTGGATCAAGAGAATAATTGCTTGACTGATTCAGAAAAGATCAAGCTGTTGCTGATCTCAATGCTCTATGAGCGCCCTAATACCCAGTCCTGCCCTGTAGAGATTAGCCAGATACCAAATTGGCTCCTAGATACCTATTTGAAGTACAGCTTGCAGCCACCTATCTTTTTTAAATCTGAAGCTGAATCACAAAGATTTTATGATTTTCAGAAAAATCTAATTGATGAAATTTATGAAAACGTCTTCGAGAAAAATACTGAAGAGCACTCTCAAATTGTTGCTCTTAGTTTTTTTCAATGTGAAAACTTTATCCACTTCTATTTTAATGATAGAAATCTGAAAAATCTGTACGTCAAACGTGCAGAAATTTTAGCTTATGCTTTGCAAGCCAGTGGCCATGAGCTTGCATATACCTTTCCTGAGCGACAAAGAGTCCGACAGAAAATTCGCCTTGGGATTCTAGCTGCTCACTTTACGCCTTCAGCAGAAACTTTTGCGGTTTTGCCATTTTATGAATTCATTAGTCGAGATTTTGAAGTAATTCTTTATTCATTGCAGTGGACCAATCACCCACTAGAAGGATACTGTCAAGCTTCAGCTAATTTGGCTCGGCAGTTACCTGCTGATTTACAGTCTCAAGTACAGATGATTCGAGATGATGATCTAGACCTCCTATTGTTTGCCTCTAATATCACCGCAGTAACGAACCAAGTTACATCATTGGCATTACATCGCCTTGCACGAATTCAGCTTACAAGTGTAGCTTCAGTCGTCACGACTGGTATGAAGTCGATCGACTATTACCTATCTAGTGAATTCACTGATCCGTCACCTTCAGCTGAAGATCACTATCGTGAGATACTAATCAAGCTTCCTGGAACAGTACACTGCTTTAGCTATGGGACAGAAATCGCGTCATCTAGCTTGGTAGTAACTAGGCAAGATTTAGGAATTAAAGATGAGCAAGTTGTGTTTTGCTCTGGCGCGAATTTCTTTAAAATTACTCCTGCACTTCTGCAATCCTGGCTTGAGATTTTGCAGAACGTTCCTAATTCTTTATTGCTATTAATGCCTTTTGGGCCAAATTGGTCTAATGCGTATCCCAAAGGTTACTTTCAAAAATACTTGCAAAATGCTTTTGTAGAAGCTGGCTTATCTAAAGATCAGTTTTTAGTGCTTGATCCCGATCCTGTTCCGAATCGTGCTGACGTGAAGCAGTACTTTAAATTGGCAGATATTTATCTTGACTCCTATCCTTTTGCTGGCACTACCTCTCTGATAGAGCCCTTAGAAGTAAATCTCCCAATTGTTACAAGGGTAGGGGAATACTTTCGTGGAGCAATGGGGGCAGGAATTTTGCGTGCTTTAGGGCTTGTACAGATGGTTGCGGCAGATGAGGCAGAGTATGTGCGAAAGGCGATTGCCCTCGGTACTGATCCTTCTCTCAATCAGCAATGTAGACAGCAAATAGCAAGCGCAATGCGATCGAATCCTGCTGTTTTAGACAGTCGAAGCTACGCCCTGAAAATAGAGCAAGCACTCAAAGAACTCTGGCAACGCTATCAACGCGATCAATTAGCAACTCGTCTGAAGCTGCGAGAGATTAATTTGGCGGTATTTCTAGACTGGCAGTCTTCTGAGGATGCGCTGCTTGCTGTGGTTTCAGAGATTTTTAGAACAATAACAAGCTTGTTTGAAAATCAGGAAGTAACGCTTTTAATTAACACAACAGGTATTGATCCTGAAGAAGTAGAAGCAGCGATTTCAAGCGTGTTGCTGAATCTCATGATGGAAGAAGAGATTGATATGAGTGATACTCTAGAAATCTCTTTGCTGGAACCTATGTCAGACAGTGAGTGGGAAATTTTGGCTTCTGAGCTTTATGCCTACATTAAGACTTCCTGTGACAATCTAGAGGTTGGCTTTAGGCCCTACGAGGAAAATTGCAAATCTATATCGCTGGAGGCGATTTAA
- a CDS encoding glycoside hydrolase 100 family protein, whose product MAVEEALLKEAWLALEKSIIYYLGRPVGTVAAYDPEMDALNYDQCFIRDFVSSALVFLIKGETEIVRNFLEKTLRLQAKERQWDFFQPGFGLMPASFKVEGHGVTQDLRADFGERAIGRVTPVDSSLWWLLLLRAYVKVTGDISLAHQPSFQKGIRLILDLCLVSRFDMYPTLLVPDGACMIDRRMGIAGHPLEIQALFYGALRAAQELLLENEENQYFVQAVNNRIAPLQRHIRDEYWLDAERLNVIYRYQVEEYGEESFNKFNIYSDSIPFDWLVNWIPEKGGYLAGNLGPSQLDCRFFALGNLMAIATSLASDHQAHAIMELIIQRQGDLISQMPMKICFPALENSEWRLLTGCDPKNRPWSYHNGGSWPVLLWMLAAAAIKTGRKEIAYEAIAIAAKRLSQDGWPEYYDGQSGRLIGKEARKFQTWTIAGFLLAVELMNRPEALSMLSFEDVIVPPNGNGSSLSD is encoded by the coding sequence ATGGCTGTTGAAGAAGCGTTGCTCAAGGAAGCTTGGTTGGCTCTTGAGAAATCTATCATCTATTATCTCGGACGACCAGTCGGCACGGTAGCGGCCTACGACCCTGAGATGGACGCGCTGAACTATGACCAGTGCTTTATCAGAGACTTTGTATCGTCGGCCTTGGTCTTCTTGATCAAAGGGGAGACTGAGATTGTTCGCAATTTTCTAGAGAAGACGCTGCGGCTCCAGGCTAAGGAGCGCCAGTGGGACTTCTTCCAGCCGGGGTTTGGCCTGATGCCAGCGAGCTTCAAGGTCGAGGGGCACGGGGTCACCCAGGATCTGCGGGCAGACTTTGGGGAACGGGCGATCGGGCGCGTGACACCGGTGGACTCTAGCCTGTGGTGGCTACTGCTGCTGCGGGCCTATGTGAAGGTGACGGGCGATATCTCACTGGCTCACCAGCCGAGCTTCCAGAAAGGGATTCGGCTGATTTTGGATCTGTGCCTGGTGTCTCGGTTTGATATGTATCCGACGCTCCTGGTGCCGGATGGGGCCTGCATGATCGACCGGCGAATGGGCATTGCTGGACATCCCCTGGAGATCCAGGCGCTGTTTTATGGAGCGCTGCGGGCGGCTCAGGAGCTGCTGCTGGAGAATGAGGAAAATCAGTACTTTGTGCAGGCGGTCAACAATCGCATTGCGCCGCTGCAGCGGCATATTCGGGACGAGTACTGGCTGGATGCGGAGCGGCTAAATGTGATTTACCGCTATCAGGTGGAGGAGTACGGCGAGGAAAGTTTCAACAAATTTAATATTTATTCGGACTCGATTCCCTTTGACTGGCTGGTGAACTGGATACCCGAAAAAGGGGGCTATCTGGCGGGTAATCTGGGGCCGTCTCAACTAGATTGCCGATTTTTCGCGCTGGGGAATCTCATGGCGATCGCCACGTCTCTGGCCAGCGATCACCAGGCCCACGCGATCATGGAGCTGATTATTCAGCGGCAGGGCGATCTGATTAGTCAAATGCCAATGAAGATCTGCTTCCCGGCCCTCGAGAATTCGGAATGGCGGCTCTTGACGGGCTGCGACCCGAAGAATCGCCCGTGGTCCTATCACAATGGCGGCAGTTGGCCTGTGCTGCTGTGGATGCTGGCGGCGGCGGCCATCAAAACGGGGCGCAAGGAAATCGCCTATGAGGCGATCGCCATTGCGGCGAAGCGACTCAGCCAGGATGGCTGGCCAGAATACTACGACGGCCAGAGCGGACGCTTGATTGGCAAGGAAGCCCGCAAATTCCAGACCTGGACGATCGCTGGTTTCCTATTGGCCGTTGAGCTGATGAATCGTCCCGAAGCCCTGAGTATGCTGAGCTTTGAGGATGTGATCGTACCCCCAAACGGGAACGGCAGCTCTCTTTCTGACTAG
- the lspA gene encoding signal peptidase II — MRLKNLLFWNAALVALVLDLLTKAWVVQNLELREVRPLLPGIFKLTYIINYGAAWGIMSNNGGWLRWLSLIASLLLVALAFSGSKLNRWEQLGWGCILGGAVGNGIERFSDDGGVTDFIQLAFINFPVFNIADSAITLGVCCLLWTYFRQSGSTQDSPPPDA, encoded by the coding sequence ATGCGCCTAAAGAACCTTTTGTTCTGGAATGCCGCCCTCGTGGCGCTGGTCCTCGACCTGCTCACCAAGGCCTGGGTCGTCCAAAACCTGGAACTCAGAGAAGTGCGGCCTCTCCTCCCCGGCATTTTCAAGCTCACCTACATCATCAACTACGGCGCAGCGTGGGGCATCATGAGCAACAACGGCGGCTGGCTGCGCTGGCTCTCCCTGATCGCTAGCCTGCTGCTCGTAGCCCTGGCCTTCTCCGGCTCCAAACTCAACCGCTGGGAGCAGCTCGGCTGGGGCTGCATCCTGGGTGGCGCCGTCGGTAATGGCATCGAGCGCTTTTCTGACGATGGCGGCGTCACGGACTTTATTCAGCTGGCTTTCATCAACTTTCCGGTCTTCAACATCGCCGACTCAGCCATCACCCTGGGAGTGTGCTGCTTGCTGTGGACCTACTTCCGCCAGTCTGGCTCCACCCAAGATTCACCGCCACCCGATGCCTAG
- a CDS encoding biotin transporter BioY, whose protein sequence is MFTPNELLWALIGLLLTIGGTFLEAFIASPPWSWGAEGILTYSLGVTYQTGAVLLIGCLGGRNAAALSQIAYLALGLAWFPVFSRGGGLGYVREPTFGYLIGFVVGAWVCGWLAFQAAPRLELLGFSCLCGLLGIHLTGFSYLLITYLTGWVEMPMPLWEAIWRYSLQPVPGQLAIACAAAVLAYGLRRLMFY, encoded by the coding sequence GTGTTCACCCCCAATGAGCTGCTGTGGGCGCTAATTGGTCTCCTGTTGACCATTGGCGGCACCTTCCTCGAAGCCTTTATCGCCAGCCCTCCCTGGAGCTGGGGCGCGGAAGGCATTTTGACCTACTCCCTGGGAGTCACCTACCAGACCGGAGCGGTGCTGCTCATTGGGTGCCTCGGGGGCCGAAATGCGGCGGCTCTGTCCCAAATCGCCTATCTGGCCCTGGGACTGGCCTGGTTTCCCGTTTTTTCCCGGGGTGGCGGCCTGGGCTACGTGCGAGAGCCGACCTTTGGCTACCTGATTGGCTTTGTGGTGGGGGCCTGGGTGTGCGGCTGGCTGGCCTTTCAGGCGGCGCCGCGTCTGGAATTGCTGGGCTTTAGCTGCTTGTGTGGCTTGTTGGGGATTCACCTGACGGGGTTCAGCTATTTGCTGATTACCTACCTGACGGGCTGGGTTGAGATGCCTATGCCGCTGTGGGAGGCGATTTGGCGCTATTCGCTCCAGCCGGTGCCTGGGCAGCTGGCGATCGCCTGTGCTGCCGCCGTCCTTGCCTATGGGCTGCGCCGTTTGATGTTTTACTAA